The Pseudomonas solani genome segment GTCCCTTACCGCGTCGGTGCTGTTCGCCCTGATGCCTGGCTACGTGCGTGAGCTGGCGCCGCTGGATGGCGTGCAGATCTTCGCCCAGCGGGTGCTTTGGTCGATTCCGGCGGTGTTGTTGCTGGTGGCGTTGATGAGGCAATGGGCGGTATTGCGTGATGTGCTCGTGCGCCTGCGCCGGGAGCCGTTGCTGCTGGCGGCCTTGCCATTGGCCGCGCTGTTGATCGGGTTGCAGTGGGGCCTGTTCCTCTGGGCGCCGTTGCAGGGGCGGATGCTGGAGGTGTCCCTCGGCTACTTCCTGCTGCCCCTGGTGATGGTGCTCTGCGGGCGCCTTTTCTATAACGAGCGCCTGCGCCCGCTGCAGCTGCTGGCGGTGCTCTGTGCCGTGGCCGGCGTGCTCCACGAGCTGTGGATGACCCGCGCCTTCTCCTGGCTGACCCTGGTCACCGCGCTGGGCTACCCGCCATATTTCATGATGCGCCGCTGGATGCGCCTGGACGCGCTGTCCGGTTTCATCCTGGAGATGGCGGTGCTGGCGCCGCTGGCGGCCTGGCTGATCATCGCCCATGGCCCGGAGGGGGCTTTCGTCCAGGCACCGCAGCTGTGGTGGCTGATTCCCG includes the following:
- the rarD gene encoding EamA family transporter RarD, which translates into the protein MRLSGRGVALSLTASVLFALMPGYVRELAPLDGVQIFAQRVLWSIPAVLLLVALMRQWAVLRDVLVRLRREPLLLAALPLAALLIGLQWGLFLWAPLQGRMLEVSLGYFLLPLVMVLCGRLFYNERLRPLQLLAVLCAVAGVLHELWMTRAFSWLTLVTALGYPPYFMMRRWMRLDALSGFILEMAVLAPLAAWLIIAHGPEGAFVQAPQLWWLIPGLGLLGTLAFAAMMASSRLLPLGLFGILSYVEPVLLFAVAVAFLGEAFDPAQFWTYLPIWLAVLLIGWDSAQLLRKQARQERAARALN